One region of Coregonus clupeaformis isolate EN_2021a chromosome 31, ASM2061545v1, whole genome shotgun sequence genomic DNA includes:
- the LOC121547007 gene encoding cysteine-rich PDZ-binding protein: MFCDNCEKKLGRVRTPDTWKDGARNTTCRYRTRIIDTELCYYTSFDPYGKPGNSGKSGFGICRICKSSVHQSGSHYCQGCAYKERSRDERELYQICAMCGKKVLDTKNYKQTSV; the protein is encoded by the exons ATGTTTTGCGACAATT GTGAGAAGAAGCTGGGCAGGGTGAGAACTCCAGACACCTGGAAGGACGGAGCCAGGAACACTACATGTAGATATAGGACTCGCATTATAGATACAGAATTGTGTTATTACACATC GTTTGATCCTTATGGGAAGCCAGGGAATTCAGGGAAGTCGGGCTTTGGCATCTGCCGAATCTGCAAGAGTTCTGTTCACCAATCAGGATCTCACTACTGCCAGGGCTGTGCCTATAAG gagagaagcagagatgaaagagaactttaccaa ATCTGTGCCATGTGTGGGAAGAAGGTTCTGGACACCAAGAACTACAAGCAGACCTCCGTCTGA
- the LOC121547009 gene encoding pyruvate dehydrogenase E1 component subunit alpha, mitochondrial-like, with translation CLNPLPVCDVTSCIYCTCEEIQEVRSKSDPITMLKECMLSNNMASVEEIKEIDVEIRKVIADAAQFAMSDPEPPLDGLCNHIFANEPPIKVCGTNPWVKLKSVS, from the exons TGTCTTAACCCTCTTCCTGTGTGTGATGTAACTTCCTGTATCTACTGTACCTGTGAGGAGATCCAGGAAGTGCGCAGTAAGAGTGACCCCATTACTATGCTGAAGGAATGCATGCTGTCCAACAACATGGCTTCTGTGGAGGAGATCAAG GAGATAGATGTAGAGATCAGGAAGGTGATCGCGGATGCGGCACAGTTTGCGATGTCTGACCCTGAGCCGCCATTGGACGGGCTCTGCAACCACATCTTCGCCAACGAACCACCTATCAAGGTCTGCGGGACCAACCCCTGGGTCAAACTAAAGTCTGTcagctag
- the LOC121547361 gene encoding phosphatidylinositol-glycan biosynthesis class F protein, whose amino-acid sequence MWDQEIRHMASSHAIMASGVFMATVVPAVLVPGFSVYGTHLLWQYSVAGVVAVVNITLFWLLGVSPPTKKHTITYKVSRLVRSCLYLLLSCLFFHTVVVLYGAPLLETALETFSLAVLLTSLTTLRCVCVLGPNVQAWIRVFSRHGAMSVWDTSLQMVVGCSVVGAWLGAFPIPLDWDRPWQVWPVSCSLGGVIGYLTGLVVAPAWIHWHRKHLTYKSK is encoded by the exons ATGTGGGATCAGGAGATCAGACATATGGCATCCAGCCACGCCATCATGGCATCGGGGGTGTTTATGGCGACAGTGGTGCCAGCGGTGTTAGTGCCGGGCTTCTCTGTGTATGGGACACACCTGCTGTGGCAGTACTCTGTTGCCGGGGTCGTCGCTGTGGTCAACATCACCCTGTTCTGGCTGCTGGGGGTCAGCCCCCCTACCAAGAAACACACTATCACCTACAAG gtgtctaGGTTGGTGCGTTcctgtctctacctcctcctctcctgtctgttctTCCACactgtagtggtcctgtatggagCACCGCTACTGGA gaCTGCATTGGAGACATTCTCTCTGGCGGTGTTGTTGACCAGTCTAACcactctgaggtgtgtgtgtgtcctcgggCCCAACGTCCAGGCCTGGATAAGAGTCTTCAGCCGACATGG GGCCATGTCGGTGTGGGACACCTCTCTACAGATGGTGGTCGGCTGCAGTGTTGTGGGAGCCTGGCTGGGAGCCTTCCCTATCCCTTTGGACTGGGACCGACCCTGGcag GTGTGGCCTGTGTCCTGCAGTCTGGGTGGAGTGATTGGTTACCTGACTGGGCTAGTCGTCGCCCCCGCCTGGATACACTGGCACCGGAAACACCTCACCTACAAGAGCAAGTGA